The proteins below come from a single Thermopolyspora flexuosa genomic window:
- a CDS encoding glycosyltransferase family 2 protein, producing the protein MSHDPCPEPRVAVVIVTYNSADVLGGCLASLPDGAAGVRLAAVVVADNASADDSVKIAAGAAGALPVRVVQVGRNAGYAAAVNAGVAALDLDDLDAVLVLNPDCRLRPGCLARLAAALRGRVGIAVPKLVNPDGSLQPSLRRMPTVGRAFAEAVIGGNLAGRIAGLGELVTDPREYERPGPAVWATGAAMLVSTRVIRDIGDWDESFLLYSEETEYALRAADHGWTLWYEPAAVVEHIGGDSGVNPRLASLLVVNKVRLYRRRHGRVASAAYFLAVALGEALRALAGRRTSRASFAALVLPSRRVRSLAG; encoded by the coding sequence ATGTCGCACGATCCGTGTCCCGAGCCCCGCGTCGCCGTCGTGATCGTCACCTACAACAGCGCCGACGTGCTCGGCGGCTGCCTCGCGTCGCTCCCCGACGGCGCCGCGGGCGTACGGCTCGCCGCCGTGGTCGTCGCGGACAACGCCTCCGCCGACGACTCGGTGAAGATCGCCGCCGGTGCCGCGGGCGCGCTGCCGGTGCGCGTGGTCCAGGTCGGCCGCAACGCCGGGTACGCGGCGGCGGTGAACGCCGGCGTCGCCGCGCTCGACCTCGACGATCTCGACGCGGTGCTCGTGCTCAACCCGGACTGCCGGCTGCGGCCGGGCTGCCTCGCCCGGCTCGCCGCGGCGCTGCGCGGCCGGGTCGGCATCGCCGTACCGAAGCTGGTCAACCCCGACGGCAGCCTGCAGCCGTCGCTGCGCCGCATGCCCACGGTGGGGCGGGCGTTCGCCGAGGCGGTGATCGGCGGCAACCTCGCCGGGCGCATCGCCGGGCTCGGCGAACTCGTCACCGACCCGCGGGAGTACGAGCGGCCCGGCCCGGCCGTGTGGGCGACCGGCGCGGCGATGCTCGTGTCCACCCGGGTGATCCGCGACATCGGCGACTGGGACGAGTCGTTCCTGCTCTACAGCGAGGAGACCGAGTACGCGCTGCGGGCCGCGGACCACGGCTGGACGCTCTGGTACGAGCCCGCGGCGGTGGTGGAGCACATCGGCGGCGACTCCGGGGTCAACCCGCGGCTCGCCTCGCTGCTCGTGGTGAACAAGGTGCGGCTGTACCGGCGGCGGCACGGGCGGGTGGCCTCGGCCGCCTACTTCCTCGCGGTCGCGCTCGGCGAGGCGCTGCGCGCGCTCGCGGGCCGCCGCACGTCCCGGGCGTCGTTCGCCGCGCTCGTCCTGCCGTCCCGCCGCGTCCGCTCGCTCGCGGGGTGA
- a CDS encoding glycosyltransferase codes for MSQPIAAVVVPAHNEEAVIGRTLRRLLAGTAPGELHVVVVPNACTDRTAEEARKAAARYAPATPPPGTGGVLVVETDVPGKPHALRLGDEHCGDVFPRVYLDADVELTADAVRALVAACARPGVLACAPVPELDLTGVGPVARRMHRVHDRLVAPHRALAGVGVYVLTAEGHARAFPIPDDVISDDGWVHRSFAPHERAVVGEARSLVRPARTVRAHLRRRVRVRLGNRQLDALGLPFREPRLRLADLLAVVRRREVGVLDAACYLAVQLLDRALTAVRSRRGAAVAWGTDASTRVSHGPAGPSSAASRTPPRTPPAGG; via the coding sequence GTGAGCCAGCCGATCGCCGCCGTCGTCGTGCCCGCGCACAACGAGGAGGCCGTGATCGGCCGCACCCTGCGGCGCCTGCTCGCCGGCACGGCCCCCGGCGAGCTCCACGTCGTGGTGGTGCCCAACGCGTGCACCGACCGCACCGCGGAGGAGGCGCGCAAGGCCGCGGCCCGGTACGCCCCGGCCACCCCGCCGCCCGGCACGGGCGGCGTGCTCGTCGTGGAGACCGACGTCCCGGGCAAGCCGCACGCGCTGCGGCTCGGCGACGAGCACTGCGGCGACGTGTTCCCCCGCGTCTACCTCGACGCCGACGTGGAGCTCACCGCCGACGCGGTGCGCGCCCTCGTGGCGGCCTGCGCGCGGCCCGGCGTGCTCGCCTGCGCCCCGGTCCCCGAGCTCGACCTGACCGGCGTCGGCCCGGTCGCCCGCCGCATGCACCGGGTGCACGACCGGCTCGTCGCGCCGCACCGCGCGCTCGCCGGGGTGGGCGTCTACGTGCTCACCGCCGAGGGCCACGCCCGCGCCTTCCCCATCCCGGACGACGTGATCTCCGACGACGGCTGGGTGCACCGCAGCTTCGCCCCGCACGAGCGGGCCGTGGTGGGTGAGGCCCGCTCGCTGGTCCGCCCCGCCCGCACCGTGCGGGCCCACCTGCGCCGCCGGGTCCGGGTACGGCTCGGCAACCGGCAGCTCGACGCGCTCGGCCTGCCGTTCCGGGAGCCGCGGCTGCGCCTGGCCGACCTGCTCGCCGTGGTACGGCGCCGCGAGGTCGGCGTGCTCGACGCCGCCTGCTACCTCGCGGTGCAGCTGCTCGACCGGGCGCTCACCGCGGTGCGGTCGCGCCGCGGCGCCGCGGTCGCCTGGGGCACGGACGCGAGCACCCGGGTCAGCCACGGGCCCGCCGGCCCCTCCTCGGCGGCTTCGCGTACGCCGCCTCGTACGCCGCCAGCAGGTGGGTGA
- a CDS encoding polysaccharide deacetylase family protein produces MNLTVHGIGPPSRPFEPGEQDTWVTVEQFEQVLDAVAGRPDVRLTFDDGNASDVEIALPRLRERGLVAEFFVLAGRLGEPGRLDADGVRELVAAGMTVGSHGWAHRDWRRLDAREAGEELGEAHRVLSELTGRPVTRVAIPFGSYDRHVLRRLRLAGVTRAYTSDGGRARPDAWLQARTSLRHDLDAAWTRRVLDGRPSPLARARSFAARTVKRLRG; encoded by the coding sequence CGAGCCCGGCGAGCAGGACACGTGGGTGACCGTCGAGCAGTTCGAGCAGGTGCTCGACGCGGTGGCCGGCCGCCCGGACGTCCGCCTCACCTTCGACGACGGCAACGCCTCCGACGTGGAGATCGCGCTGCCCCGGCTGCGTGAGCGCGGCCTCGTCGCCGAGTTCTTCGTGCTCGCCGGACGCCTCGGCGAGCCGGGCCGGCTCGACGCCGACGGCGTGCGGGAGCTGGTCGCGGCGGGCATGACCGTCGGCTCGCACGGCTGGGCCCACCGGGACTGGCGGCGGCTCGACGCGAGGGAGGCGGGCGAGGAGCTCGGCGAGGCCCACCGGGTGCTGAGCGAGCTGACCGGCCGGCCGGTGACCCGGGTGGCGATCCCGTTCGGGTCGTACGACCGGCACGTGCTGCGGCGGCTGCGCCTGGCGGGCGTGACCCGCGCCTACACCAGCGACGGCGGCCGCGCCCGGCCCGACGCCTGGCTGCAGGCCCGCACCAGCCTGCGGCACGACCTCGACGCCGCCTGGACGCGCCGGGTGCTCGACGGGCGCCCCTCACCGCTCGCCCGCGCGCGCTCGTTCGCGGCCCGCACCGTGAAACGGCTGCGCGGCTGA
- a CDS encoding glycosyltransferase family 4 protein → MAGNPTPDRIEPPADGTPRRRRALILVENLSVPFDRRVWQESTALRDNGWEVHVICPKGTKRDTESYMLLDGVHIHRYPLRPATGGPLGYVREYGLALWHTLRLARRVGPVDVVHACNPPDLLFLIARRLQRRGARFVYDQHDLVPELYLSRFGRGQDLLYRAVCLLERLTYRAADVVIATNESYRQAAVLRGGKRPEDVFVVRSAPAVERFRQVPPEPELKKGKPHLLCYLGVMGPQDGVDYALRALARLRDELGRTDWHAVFIGAGDTFDAMTALARELGLGDLVEFTGRIPDADLLRYLSTADVCLSPDPSNPLNDVSTMNKVLEYMAMGRPIVSFDLKEARVSAGDAAVYAPANDEGEFAKLIARLLDDPEERRVMGEIGLARVTGPLSWERSVTHLLAAYEAAYAKPPRRGRRARG, encoded by the coding sequence TTGGCTGGTAACCCGACCCCCGACCGCATCGAACCGCCCGCCGACGGCACGCCGCGGCGCAGGCGGGCGCTGATCCTCGTGGAGAACCTGTCGGTGCCGTTCGACCGGCGGGTCTGGCAGGAGAGCACGGCGCTGCGGGACAACGGCTGGGAGGTGCACGTCATCTGTCCCAAGGGGACGAAGCGGGACACCGAGTCGTACATGCTGCTCGACGGCGTGCACATCCACCGGTACCCGCTCCGGCCCGCGACCGGCGGGCCGCTCGGCTACGTGCGCGAGTACGGCCTGGCGCTGTGGCACACCCTGCGGCTCGCCCGCCGGGTCGGGCCGGTCGACGTGGTGCACGCCTGCAACCCGCCGGACCTGCTGTTCTTGATCGCGCGGCGGCTGCAGCGGCGGGGCGCGCGGTTCGTGTACGACCAGCACGACCTCGTGCCCGAGCTCTACCTGTCCCGGTTCGGGCGCGGCCAGGACCTGCTCTACCGGGCGGTGTGCCTGCTGGAGCGGCTCACCTACCGGGCCGCCGACGTGGTGATCGCCACCAACGAGAGCTACCGCCAGGCCGCGGTGCTGCGCGGCGGCAAGCGGCCCGAGGACGTGTTCGTGGTGCGCAGCGCGCCCGCGGTCGAGCGGTTCCGTCAGGTGCCGCCCGAGCCGGAGCTGAAGAAGGGCAAGCCGCACCTGCTCTGCTACCTCGGCGTGATGGGCCCGCAGGACGGGGTGGACTACGCGCTGCGGGCGCTCGCCCGGCTGCGGGACGAGCTGGGCCGTACCGACTGGCACGCGGTCTTCATCGGGGCCGGGGACACCTTCGACGCGATGACGGCGCTCGCCCGCGAGCTCGGCCTCGGCGACCTGGTCGAGTTCACCGGGCGCATCCCGGACGCGGACCTGCTGCGCTACCTGTCCACCGCCGACGTGTGCCTCTCGCCGGACCCGAGCAATCCGCTCAACGACGTGTCCACGATGAACAAGGTGCTGGAGTACATGGCGATGGGCCGGCCGATCGTCTCGTTCGACCTGAAGGAGGCGCGGGTGTCGGCCGGGGACGCGGCCGTGTACGCGCCCGCGAACGACGAGGGCGAGTTCGCCAAGCTCATCGCCCGGCTGCTCGACGACCCGGAGGAGCGCCGGGTGATGGGCGAGATCGGGCTCGCCCGGGTGACCGGGCCGCTGAGCTGGGAGCGGTCGGTCACCCACCTGCTGGCGGCGTACGAGGCGGCGTACGCGAAGCCGCCGAGGAGGGGCCGGCGGGCCCGTGGCTGA
- the rfbC gene encoding dTDP-4-dehydrorhamnose 3,5-epimerase produces the protein MRVERTPLEGVLLFVPTPHHDDRGLFTRTFDTALAEKLGLEPFVQDSQSRSRRGVIRGMHGRTGRGEAKLVRCARGAVYDVVVDARPDSPTFGQRFSVVLDDEKFLSLYVPPGMLHGFQALSEEADVCYRIDRPHDPAEDVTVRYDDPELAIPWPLPVTVVSERDRTAGSWAELRARLVGEPYPAG, from the coding sequence GTGAGAGTCGAACGGACCCCGCTCGAGGGCGTGCTGCTGTTCGTCCCGACGCCGCACCATGACGACCGTGGGCTGTTCACCCGCACGTTCGACACGGCGCTCGCCGAGAAGCTGGGGCTGGAGCCGTTCGTGCAGGACAGCCAGTCCCGGTCGCGCCGGGGGGTGATCCGCGGCATGCACGGGCGGACCGGCCGGGGCGAGGCGAAGCTGGTGCGGTGCGCGCGGGGGGCGGTGTACGACGTGGTGGTGGACGCGCGGCCGGACTCGCCGACGTTCGGGCAGCGGTTTTCGGTCGTGCTGGATGACGAGAAATTCCTGTCACTTTATGTGCCGCCGGGCATGCTGCACGGTTTTCAGGCGCTCAGCGAGGAGGCGGACGTGTGCTACCGCATCGACCGGCCGCACGACCCCGCCGAGGACGTCACGGTCCGGTACGACGATCCGGAGCTCGCGATCCCGTGGCCGCTCCCGGTCACCGTGGTGAGCGAGCGGGACCGCACCGCGGGGAGCTGGGCGGAGCTGCGGGCACGGCTCGTCGGCGAGCCGTACCCGGCGGGGTGA
- a CDS encoding nucleotide sugar dehydrogenase gives MRISVFGLGYVGCVSAACLASRGHEVIGVDVNPVKVEMINRGQAPLVEERIGELTAQVVAEGALRATMDAAEAITATEVSLVCVGTPSAPNGSLSTTYLERVSEQIGTALGERARARDGTKPRRHTVVFRSTMLPGTCTGLLVPILERSSGLVAGIDFGVAVNPEYLREGSSVRDFFDPPKTVIGEYDPASGDVVEALYAGLPGQVFRVPIAVAELSKYADNAFHGLKIAFANELGAISQAFHIDSHRVMDVFLADRKLNISPAYLRPGFAFGGSCLPKDLRGLVYAAQRADVSVPLLANVLPSNEEHLRRAFSLVTASGRRKIGLFGLSFKPGTDDLRESPLVELAERLLGKGYDLRIYDAGVTLSRLIGANREYIESRLPHLGELLTSDADAVLEHAEVCVIGCADDAVLAALERAGDRIIVDLVRLPDAETRRADPGYVGIGW, from the coding sequence ATGAGAATCAGCGTGTTCGGTCTCGGCTACGTCGGCTGCGTCTCGGCGGCCTGCCTCGCGTCCCGCGGGCACGAGGTGATCGGCGTCGACGTCAACCCGGTCAAGGTCGAGATGATCAACCGGGGGCAGGCGCCGCTGGTCGAGGAGCGCATCGGCGAGCTCACCGCCCAGGTGGTCGCCGAGGGCGCGCTGCGGGCCACCATGGACGCGGCCGAGGCGATCACGGCGACCGAGGTGTCCCTGGTGTGCGTCGGCACCCCCTCGGCGCCGAACGGCAGCCTGTCCACGACGTACCTGGAGCGCGTCTCCGAACAGATCGGCACCGCGCTCGGCGAGCGGGCCCGCGCCCGGGACGGCACGAAACCCCGGCGGCACACCGTGGTGTTCCGCAGCACCATGCTGCCCGGCACCTGCACCGGCCTGCTCGTGCCGATCCTCGAGCGGTCCTCCGGGCTCGTCGCCGGGATCGACTTCGGGGTCGCGGTGAACCCCGAGTACCTGCGCGAGGGCAGCAGCGTCCGGGACTTCTTCGACCCGCCGAAGACCGTGATCGGCGAGTACGACCCGGCGAGCGGCGACGTGGTCGAGGCGCTGTACGCGGGCCTGCCCGGCCAGGTGTTCCGGGTGCCGATCGCGGTCGCCGAGCTGTCGAAGTACGCCGACAACGCCTTCCACGGGTTGAAGATCGCGTTCGCCAACGAGCTCGGCGCGATCAGCCAGGCGTTCCACATCGACTCGCACCGGGTGATGGACGTCTTCCTCGCCGACCGCAAGCTCAACATCAGCCCGGCGTACCTGCGGCCGGGGTTCGCGTTCGGCGGCTCCTGCCTGCCCAAGGACCTGCGCGGGCTGGTGTACGCGGCGCAGCGGGCGGACGTGTCGGTGCCGCTGCTCGCGAACGTGCTGCCGTCGAACGAGGAGCACCTGCGGCGCGCGTTCAGCCTGGTCACCGCGAGCGGGCGGCGCAAGATCGGGCTGTTCGGCCTGTCGTTCAAGCCGGGCACCGACGACCTGCGGGAGAGCCCGCTCGTCGAGCTCGCCGAGCGCCTCCTCGGCAAGGGGTACGACCTGCGCATCTACGACGCCGGGGTGACGCTGTCCCGGCTGATCGGCGCGAACCGCGAGTACATCGAGAGCCGCCTCCCCCACCTCGGCGAGCTGCTCACCAGCGACGCCGACGCGGTGCTCGAGCACGCCGAGGTGTGCGTGATCGGCTGCGCGGACGACGCCGTGCTCGCCGCCCTCGAACGCGCGGGCGACCGCATCATCGTCGACCTTGTCCGCCTCCCCGACGCGGAGACGCGCCGGGCCGACCCGGGATACGTGGGCATTGGCTGGTAA
- a CDS encoding GNAT family N-acetyltransferase: protein MTSPSRGEAAPPGAAPAGYGAADGAGPPERAAAGAPAGHGRDGPAEAGLPGPPVTWRTVPFDALGGEELDAWHRLRAANPILDSPYFHPGFAAAVHATGRPVQVVVGRDRDGRVCALLPCHRERSLLRPAGWPGADFQGPVVAPGAEFPPLRLLGGGVRAFAFDHLLDGHPGFEPYVESRRVSPYLDVSGGLTGYLGRASRSGRDNMAQARRRTAKAERLHGPVRFVAASLDEACLERLIELKRRQYAATGVRDHFADPRHVALLARLLHTRDGSFGGVLSTLHAGPHLIAAHFGIRAEKVLHWWFPAYDPAFGALAPGWILLRELVAAAPALGIERIDLGRGEDEYKRRAKTGETWVCQGLVTRNPARRALRRARNSVISAAKSSAFGPRLRGAVRRLRALTR, encoded by the coding sequence ATGACCAGCCCATCGCGCGGGGAGGCCGCCCCGCCCGGCGCCGCGCCCGCCGGGTACGGCGCGGCGGACGGCGCCGGGCCGCCGGAGCGCGCCGCGGCCGGTGCGCCGGCCGGCCACGGGCGCGACGGCCCGGCCGAGGCCGGGCTGCCCGGTCCCCCGGTGACCTGGCGGACGGTCCCGTTCGACGCGCTCGGCGGCGAGGAGCTCGACGCCTGGCACCGGCTGCGGGCGGCGAACCCGATACTCGACAGCCCGTACTTCCACCCCGGCTTCGCCGCCGCGGTGCACGCGACCGGCCGCCCGGTGCAGGTCGTGGTCGGCCGGGACCGCGACGGCCGGGTGTGCGCGCTGCTGCCGTGCCACCGGGAGCGGTCGCTGCTGCGGCCCGCCGGGTGGCCCGGCGCCGACTTCCAGGGGCCGGTGGTCGCGCCCGGGGCCGAGTTCCCGCCGCTGCGGCTGCTCGGCGGCGGGGTGCGCGCCTTCGCGTTCGACCACCTGCTCGACGGCCACCCCGGCTTCGAGCCGTACGTGGAGTCCCGCCGTGTCTCGCCGTACCTGGACGTGTCCGGCGGCCTTACCGGCTACCTCGGCCGGGCCTCGCGCAGCGGCCGGGACAACATGGCGCAGGCCCGCCGCCGGACGGCGAAGGCGGAGCGGCTGCACGGGCCGGTGCGGTTCGTCGCCGCGTCGCTCGACGAGGCGTGCCTGGAGCGGCTGATCGAGCTGAAGCGGCGGCAGTACGCGGCGACCGGGGTGCGCGACCACTTCGCCGACCCCCGGCACGTGGCCCTGCTGGCCCGGCTGCTGCACACCCGGGACGGCTCGTTCGGCGGGGTGCTGTCCACGCTGCACGCCGGACCGCACCTGATCGCCGCGCACTTCGGCATCCGCGCGGAGAAGGTGCTGCACTGGTGGTTCCCCGCCTACGACCCCGCGTTCGGCGCGCTCGCCCCCGGCTGGATCCTGCTGCGCGAGCTCGTCGCCGCCGCCCCCGCCCTCGGCATCGAGCGCATCGACCTCGGCCGGGGCGAGGACGAGTACAAGCGCCGGGCGAAGACCGGTGAAACGTGGGTGTGCCAGGGCCTCGTCACGAGGAACCCGGCCCGGCGGGCGCTGCGCAGGGCCCGCAACTCAGTGATCTCGGCCGCGAAGTCGTCCGCCTTCGGCCCGCGATTACGCGGTGCCGTACGCCGGCTTCGCGCCCTCACCCGGTGA